The sequence GGTTCACCCCGCAATATGGTTATGCATCCTCTATGGCAAGCTCACCTGCGACCGCTGACCATTCTTCCCCAGTCGGGTCACCGGTACGCCCATGTTATGACTTTAATCCTTCCACAACTGATCCTGCCTATTGCTTACAGAAAGAAGATAAACCACGTCTTCGACATCCTTCTCGCCTTCGCTCCAAGGATCTTAATGAAAATGTCTTCAGGATGTATCTTTCGCACATTGTAGTGTCGACACTCTCTATGCCGGAGTCCACTTCTCATGACATCTTACCTCTGGAGTCAATGCCGGGAAACACTAGTAACTCGACTCCTAGGCCCTCCCAGAAAAGGGCAGGTTCAGACTCATTCAACAAAACACCAACGCGGTCTACTCGGCCTTATGTCGATTCGTTTGGTTCTCCTACTCCAAGAAAACCTGCAGGATTGATATCTGACGAAGGTCCTACTCCTACTCTTGGCGTAACTCTTTCCTATCTTCGGCGCGTCCGGGTTCTTTCTGATCTTGCCCGACGCGTTGTGGATAACGCGGCGCATGAAAGGGACAAGGCCATGAGGCACGCGGAACGGAGTGCCAGAGCCAAGTATGAAGCGGCACACTCGTCAATTTCAGAGAAGGTCGCTCCGAGCTCTGCCACTGCTTCCGCCTCTAAAACGACTACGACTTTAGGGTCTCATTCCAAATCGTCGCGGGTCCCTCATAAATCCAGTTCGGCCAAAGCGATAGCGGGATCTTCTCGTACGAGTACCGAATCATTACCTCTCCAGCGTTCAAGTGCCACTCAAAGTCGAATGGGTTCAAACCCCAACTCGATTCGAAGCTCAAGCACACCACGCTCCTCGTCTCGTGTCAGCCAGCCTATCACGCCAGAAGAAACTGCCAGAAGAGCCGCATACCATGCTAAACTATCAAAGTTACATGACGAGGACAAAAAGAAGCAAGCAACACGTATGAAACGGCTTTTCGAATCCGCATTGCGTACGCTCGTCAGCGAGGGAGAATTAATACTATTCGACGGTCCCAAGAGGCAAATACCTTTGTTCAACGAGCCAACCGGAAGAATCTCTCAGACCCCGAGTGGGATCTGGCACGACGTAACCAGCGCCACAGCGAGCAGCAGCGCAAGCACTATTTCAACTGCGTTGACTGCTCCCTCGTGTTCCGATTTGGAAACTATTTCAGAGGGCGATGGCCAATCTACAGAGTTATTATCTGACCCCTCTGATAGTGAGGATGCCTATATCCCCGTAACACTTGAAGTCTTACGGCCGGTCATGCTGGCTGCTTTACGCCGGTGTCTGATAGCTCAACGTGGCGGCGT comes from Rhizoctonia solani chromosome 4, complete sequence and encodes:
- a CDS encoding carbohydrate-binding domain protein gives rise to the protein MPINDQLSKSDALTANQVKSYVLRTDAVAHCSVADMHAVPEAIKVDDGTASINCLKRRHERMSMEELGESSSFHRLRGFEIGDIVSVIGKIESYKEIPPLPNPSTPKESDRFTPQYGYASSMASSPATADHSSPVGSPKEDKPRLRHPSRLRSKDLNENVFRMYLSHIVVSTLSMPESTSHDILPLESMPGNTSNSTPRPSQKRAGSDSFNKTPTRSTRPYVDSFGSPTPRKPAGLISDEGPTPTLGVTLSYLRRVRVLSDLARRVVDNAAHERDKAMRHAERSARAKYEAAHSSISEKVAPSSATASASKTTTTLGSHSKSSRVPHKSSSAKAIAGSSRTSTESLPLQRSSATQSRMGSNPNSIRSSSTPRSSSRVSQPITPEETARRAAYHAKLSKLHDEDKKKQATRMKRLFESALRTLVSEGELILFDGPKRQIPLFNEPTGRISQTPSGIWHDVTSATASSSASTISTALTAPSCSDLETISEGDGQSTELLSDPSDSEDAYIPVTLEVLRPVMLAALRRCLIAQRGGVDLKTWTKALRSDGQWSCIPDLVVKEMIESLRREEWVTRVGPEQWDFTRGSWARSLKLS